A region from the Brachyspira hampsonii genome encodes:
- the rpmD gene encoding 50S ribosomal protein L30 — MAKVVIKLVKSPIGYEKSQRDTVVALGFKKGKRVVEHEATPQINGMINKISHLLKVEYK, encoded by the coding sequence ATGGCTAAAGTTGTAATAAAATTAGTAAAATCTCCTATAGGCTATGAGAAATCTCAAAGAGACACAGTTGTAGCTTTAGGTTTCAAAAAAGGCAAAAGAGTTGTAGAACATGAAGCAACTCCTCAAATAAATGGAATGATAAATAAAATATCACATCTTCTTAAAGTAGAGTATAAGTGA
- the rpsE gene encoding 30S ribosomal protein S5, with the protein MYEERLITLNRVAKVMKGGRRFRFAALMVLGDKNGHVGLGYGKANEVPDAIRKAIEQAKKNMIEVNLKGETIPHNTVGVFRSSRIIMKPASKGTGVISGGPARAVLELAGVKNILSKSLGNNNSMNLAKATFEGLKSLKTVEYMANKRGVSIDQVYGRAE; encoded by the coding sequence ATGTATGAAGAGCGTCTAATAACTTTAAACAGAGTAGCTAAAGTTATGAAAGGCGGAAGACGTTTTAGATTTGCTGCTTTGATGGTTTTAGGCGATAAAAATGGTCATGTTGGTTTAGGTTACGGTAAAGCAAACGAAGTACCAGATGCTATAAGAAAAGCTATAGAGCAGGCTAAAAAAAATATGATAGAAGTGAACTTAAAAGGTGAAACTATACCTCATAATACAGTTGGTGTATTTAGAAGCAGCAGAATAATAATGAAGCCGGCTTCTAAAGGTACAGGAGTTATTTCAGGCGGTCCTGCACGTGCAGTGTTGGAATTAGCCGGAGTAAAAAATATTCTTTCTAAGTCTTTAGGAAATAACAACTCTATGAACCTAGCTAAAGCTACTTTTGAAGGGTTAAAATCTTTGAAAACAGTAGAGTATATGGCTAATAAAAGAGGTGTAAGTATAGATCAGGTTTATGGGAGGGCAGAATAA